A single region of the Aeromicrobium chenweiae genome encodes:
- a CDS encoding ABC transporter permease — MTAGTSAMDTKVAAALGAGPRPASASPLSSSLTFGWRALLKIKHVPEQLFDVTMFPIMFTLMFTFIFGGAIAGSPQDYLPYLAPGILVQTVVMITMYTAMTINNDIEKGVFDRIRSLPVWRPSLLVGSLLGDTLRYTMASSIIIAVTLLLGYRPEGGVTGVVAAIALLLVFCFSLSWIWTLLGFKLRTPNAVMGVSMMVLFPLTFLSNVFVSPSTMPDVLERVVKVNPVTVLVDAARSLMDGAPDGGAIVAVLVMSAALVAVFGPLTMRVYANKT; from the coding sequence ATGACCGCCGGGACCTCGGCCATGGACACGAAGGTCGCCGCCGCGCTCGGCGCCGGCCCCCGACCCGCTTCGGCCTCGCCCCTGTCGTCGTCGCTGACCTTCGGGTGGCGGGCGCTGCTGAAGATCAAGCACGTCCCCGAGCAGCTCTTCGACGTGACGATGTTCCCCATCATGTTCACGCTGATGTTCACGTTCATCTTCGGCGGCGCGATCGCCGGCTCGCCGCAGGACTACCTGCCGTACCTCGCGCCGGGCATCCTCGTGCAGACCGTCGTGATGATCACGATGTACACCGCGATGACGATCAACAACGACATCGAGAAGGGCGTCTTCGACCGGATCAGGTCGTTGCCGGTGTGGCGGCCGTCCCTGCTGGTGGGGTCGCTGCTCGGTGACACGCTGCGCTACACGATGGCGTCCTCGATCATCATCGCCGTAACGCTGCTCCTCGGCTACCGGCCCGAGGGTGGGGTGACCGGTGTGGTGGCCGCGATCGCTCTGCTGCTGGTGTTTTGCTTCAGCCTGAGCTGGATCTGGACCCTCCTGGGGTTCAAGCTGCGCACCCCGAACGCGGTGATGGGCGTCAGCATGATGGTGCTGTTCCCGCTGACGTTCCTCAGCAACGTGTTCGTCTCGCCGTCGACCATGCCGGACGTGCTCGAGCGCGTCGTGAAGGTCAACCCGGTCACGGTGCTCGTCGACGCGGCGCGGAGCCTGATGGACGGCGCCCCGGACGGTGGGGCGATCGTGGCGGTCCTGGTCATGTCGGCGGCGCTGGTCGCGGTGTTCGGGCCCCTGACGATGCGGGTGTACGCCAACAAGACCTGA
- a CDS encoding fasciclin domain-containing protein, with product MRTSTKSFAVAAVASLSLFTAACGSSDSEGESAPADESTSATPDESSTSADPAADLVGAGCADYAKAVPDGKGSVSGMSQDPVATAASNNPLLKTLVQAVSGQINPDVNLVDTLNGDEFTVFAPVDTAFDALFKELGDDGVKKVSEEKGGGTLSGILTYHVIPGQIAPADIDGTFKTVNGADLTVKGSGDEITVGEGNAKVICGGVKTANATVYLIDSVLMPPA from the coding sequence CCACCAAGAGCTTCGCCGTCGCGGCGGTTGCCTCCCTGTCCCTCTTCACCGCAGCGTGCGGTTCGAGCGACAGCGAGGGTGAGTCGGCCCCGGCCGACGAATCCACCTCCGCGACGCCCGACGAGTCGTCGACCTCCGCCGATCCCGCCGCCGACCTGGTCGGCGCCGGCTGCGCGGACTACGCCAAGGCCGTTCCGGACGGCAAGGGATCGGTCAGCGGCATGTCGCAGGACCCGGTCGCCACGGCCGCGAGCAACAACCCGCTGCTCAAGACCCTCGTCCAGGCCGTCTCGGGCCAGATCAACCCCGACGTCAACCTGGTCGACACCCTCAACGGCGACGAGTTCACGGTGTTCGCGCCGGTCGACACCGCGTTCGACGCGCTGTTCAAGGAGCTCGGAGACGACGGCGTCAAGAAGGTCTCCGAGGAGAAGGGCGGCGGAACGCTGTCCGGCATCCTGACGTACCACGTCATCCCCGGCCAGATCGCTCCTGCCGACATCGACGGGACGTTCAAGACCGTCAACGGTGCCGACCTGACCGTCAAGGGCTCGGGCGACGAGATCACCGTCGGCGAGGGCAACGCGAAGGTCATCTGCGGCGGCGTCAAGACCGCGAACGCCACGGTCTACCTGATCGACAGCGTCCTCATGCCGCCGGCGTGA
- a CDS encoding SDR family oxidoreductase produces MRKNVLITGASSGLGAGMARILAAKGHHLALTARRVDRLEALRDELLAAHPGIEVVVHELDVNDHDQVFAVFKQAITDLGGLDRVIVNAGLGKGGRIGTGKFHANKETAETNFIAALAQCEAAMEHFYERKAGHLVVISSMSAMRGMPSSMTTYAATKAGIAMIAEGIRSDLIGRKGLDIKVTTLYPGYIASEMNEGVQQETRMMVDTETGCRALVKKIEAEVVDAAVPGWPWAPIGQVMKHAPLGVVRRLV; encoded by the coding sequence ATGCGCAAGAACGTGCTCATCACCGGCGCGAGCTCCGGACTGGGTGCCGGGATGGCCCGGATCCTCGCCGCCAAGGGTCATCACCTCGCCCTGACCGCCCGACGCGTCGACCGCCTGGAGGCGCTGCGCGACGAGCTGCTCGCCGCGCACCCCGGCATCGAGGTCGTCGTGCACGAGCTCGACGTCAACGACCACGACCAGGTCTTCGCAGTGTTCAAGCAGGCGATCACCGACCTCGGCGGCCTGGACCGGGTCATCGTCAACGCGGGTCTCGGCAAGGGCGGACGGATCGGCACCGGCAAGTTCCACGCGAACAAGGAGACCGCCGAGACCAACTTCATCGCGGCGCTCGCGCAGTGCGAGGCGGCGATGGAGCACTTCTACGAGCGCAAGGCCGGGCACCTCGTCGTCATCTCCTCGATGTCGGCGATGCGGGGGATGCCGTCGTCCATGACGACGTACGCCGCCACGAAGGCCGGCATCGCGATGATCGCCGAGGGCATCCGGTCCGACCTCATCGGGCGCAAGGGCCTCGACATCAAGGTCACGACGCTCTACCCGGGCTACATCGCCTCGGAGATGAACGAGGGCGTGCAGCAGGAGACCCGGATGATGGTCGACACCGAGACCGGTTGCCGCGCGCTGGTGAAGAAGATCGAGGCCGAGGTCGTCGATGCCGCGGTCCCGGGCTGGCCGTGGGCCCCGATCGGCCAGGTCATGAAGCACGCACCGCTCGGGGTCGTCCGCCGCCTCGTCTGA
- a CDS encoding ATP-binding cassette domain-containing protein, with protein sequence MNTYAIETNDLARAFGDTRAVDGVDLRVPSGGVYGVLGPNGAGKTTTIRMLATLLRPTGGSAVVLGHDVVAEAATVRAKVAMTGQFASLDEDLTGTENLVMLGRLYGFSWAQACERSTELLEAFDLTEAAGRQVKKYSGGMRRRIDIAGSIVVRPELMFLDEPTTGLDPRSRNQVWAIVRALVSAGTTILLTTQYLDEADQLADRIAVIDRGKVIAEGTCGELKASVGSGALHVRVVDPVQRDDAIRLLESTLGGEADRAGDPAAISMRVSEPSAVPAVLARLRDHGIGTTEFSLGQPSLDEVFLALTGEHVHEDEKVTA encoded by the coding sequence ATGAACACCTACGCGATCGAGACGAACGACCTGGCCCGCGCGTTCGGGGACACCCGAGCCGTCGACGGCGTCGACCTGCGGGTGCCCAGCGGGGGCGTCTACGGCGTGCTGGGCCCCAACGGGGCGGGCAAGACCACGACGATCCGGATGCTGGCCACGCTGCTGAGACCCACGGGCGGCTCGGCGGTGGTCCTGGGGCACGACGTCGTCGCCGAGGCGGCCACGGTGCGGGCGAAGGTCGCGATGACCGGCCAGTTCGCCTCGCTGGACGAGGACCTCACCGGCACCGAGAACCTCGTCATGCTCGGGCGCCTCTACGGCTTCAGCTGGGCGCAGGCGTGCGAGCGCTCGACCGAGCTCCTCGAGGCGTTCGACCTGACCGAGGCCGCAGGCCGCCAGGTGAAGAAGTACTCCGGCGGCATGCGGCGGCGCATCGACATCGCCGGCAGCATCGTCGTCCGACCGGAGCTGATGTTCCTCGACGAGCCGACCACCGGCCTCGATCCCCGCAGCCGCAATCAGGTCTGGGCCATCGTGCGGGCCCTGGTGTCGGCGGGGACGACGATCCTGCTGACCACGCAGTACCTCGACGAGGCCGACCAGCTCGCCGACCGCATCGCGGTGATCGATCGCGGGAAGGTGATCGCGGAGGGCACCTGTGGCGAGCTCAAGGCGTCGGTCGGCAGCGGCGCCCTGCACGTCCGCGTCGTCGACCCGGTGCAGCGCGACGACGCGATCCGGCTGCTGGAGTCGACGCTCGGCGGGGAGGCGGACCGGGCGGGCGACCCGGCGGCCATCTCGATGCGGGTCTCGGAGCCCTCGGCCGTACCGGCCGTCCTCGCCCGGCTGCGCGACCACGGCATCGGGACGACGGAGTTCTCGCTCGGGCAACCGAGTCTCGACGAGGTGTTCCTCGCGCTGACTGGCGAGCACGTCCACGAGGACGAGAAGGTGACGGCATGA
- a CDS encoding histidine phosphatase family protein encodes MGSIHLIRHGQASWGSDDYDQLSELGAEQSAALGMSWEASGWAPTAAVAGGMKRHAQTAISTIDASGQGDGYDVDPGWDEYDHLALARAHDPAALAGDAKAFQASLNVALEAWRAGESGAGESFEDFRRRVLGSFERVVAQAGSGQRIAVFTSGGPIALVVSHLLAGDDSHFQVLNDVVINASVTTVIVGQTGARLLAFNEHGHLPHDMVTFR; translated from the coding sequence ATGGGCTCCATCCACCTCATCCGTCATGGACAGGCCTCCTGGGGCTCGGACGACTACGACCAGCTCTCCGAGCTCGGTGCCGAGCAGTCCGCGGCGCTCGGGATGTCGTGGGAGGCGTCCGGCTGGGCGCCGACCGCGGCCGTCGCCGGCGGGATGAAGCGGCACGCGCAGACCGCGATCTCGACGATCGACGCGAGCGGGCAGGGTGACGGCTACGACGTCGACCCGGGCTGGGACGAGTACGACCACCTTGCGCTCGCCCGCGCGCACGACCCGGCCGCCCTGGCCGGGGACGCGAAGGCGTTCCAGGCCTCGCTCAACGTCGCCCTCGAGGCGTGGCGGGCCGGTGAGTCGGGTGCGGGGGAGTCGTTCGAGGACTTCCGCCGCCGCGTCCTCGGCTCGTTCGAACGGGTCGTCGCGCAGGCGGGGTCGGGTCAGCGCATCGCGGTGTTCACGTCGGGCGGTCCGATCGCGCTGGTCGTCTCGCACCTGCTGGCCGGTGACGACTCGCACTTCCAGGTGCTCAACGACGTCGTGATCAACGCGAGCGTGACCACGGTGATCGTCGGGCAGACCGGTGCGCGGCTGCTCGCGTTCAACGAGCACGGTCACCTCCCCCACGACATGGTCACGTTTCGCTGA
- a CDS encoding SDR family NAD(P)-dependent oxidoreductase — MQIPSQSRVLVTGAASGLGLALVHQLVERGCRVLATDVHADLPDSLRGLTGVSYLHLDVTPDVDWSKAYEWVVEQWDGLDYLFNNAGVAAGGRIELSEMDQWQWIVDINLLGVVRGCRTFTPMLKQQGSGHIVNTASAAGLIHPPRMSEYNAVKAGVVALSETLFHELKPYGVHVSVVCPTFFRTNLTASLRGKDEASQKMAARLIDRAGTSADEIAAAVMTGVEKGRHIILTDRDGRVAYAAKRFVRPLYYRMMDRASTKMSKGD, encoded by the coding sequence ATGCAGATCCCCTCGCAGTCCCGCGTCCTCGTCACGGGCGCCGCGTCCGGGCTGGGCCTCGCCCTCGTCCACCAGCTCGTGGAGCGCGGCTGCCGGGTCCTGGCGACGGACGTCCACGCCGACCTCCCGGACTCGCTGCGCGGTCTGACCGGCGTGTCGTACCTGCACCTGGACGTGACGCCTGACGTGGACTGGTCGAAGGCGTACGAGTGGGTCGTCGAGCAGTGGGACGGGCTGGACTACCTGTTCAACAACGCGGGTGTCGCGGCCGGCGGACGCATCGAGCTGTCGGAGATGGACCAGTGGCAGTGGATCGTCGACATCAACCTGCTCGGGGTGGTGCGCGGCTGCCGGACGTTCACGCCGATGCTGAAGCAGCAGGGCAGCGGGCACATCGTCAACACCGCGTCCGCGGCCGGCCTGATCCACCCGCCGCGGATGAGCGAGTACAACGCGGTCAAGGCCGGCGTCGTGGCCCTCAGCGAGACGCTCTTCCACGAGCTGAAGCCGTACGGCGTCCACGTGTCGGTGGTGTGCCCGACGTTCTTCCGCACCAACCTGACCGCGTCGCTGCGCGGCAAGGACGAGGCCTCGCAGAAGATGGCCGCCCGGCTGATCGACCGGGCCGGCACGAGCGCCGACGAGATCGCCGCCGCGGTGATGACGGGGGTCGAGAAGGGCCGGCACATCATCCTGACCGACCGGGACGGGCGGGTCGCGTACGCCGCCAAGCGGTTCGTGCGACCCCTCTACTACCGGATGATGGATCGTGCCTCCACCAAGATGTCGAAGGGCGACTGA